A region of Sesamum indicum cultivar Zhongzhi No. 13 linkage group LG7, S_indicum_v1.0, whole genome shotgun sequence DNA encodes the following proteins:
- the LOC105166028 gene encoding transcription factor E2FC, whose amino-acid sequence MSTSGENLDLNLSLNLPLSRMHLAAQSQSQSPVPRLGYVRQNPFAVLPPPSSPLKLPSDKFVYKNGVETPASLSVPSKLISDKFVMDYSNGVNTQQSRTSLPKLHLVPQNNASNELGSIARKISGDASIQVPKQEEAVNSFSPGPVSSYMGARRSTKTKSSKHTKNVVQQAKLEPVDNFNLTGCCRYDSSLGLLTKKFIKLIQEAKDATLDLNRTADVLEVQKRRIYDITNVLEGIGLIEKTTKNHIRWKGFGSCGPKQLDDEVSRLKAEVEHLCAEDCRLDDRIRNKLESLRELMFNQNSQKNLFLTEEDIMSLPRLRNQTVIAIQAPHASFIEVPDPDEDIVFCQKQYRLIVRSTTGPIGVYLLSKDLRKSKDPSVKRAKLSDPLTWTSSRRVDEGDLSSSPSDTPTSSKTSGFQKIVPLDGGIDDDYWLRSDHEVSASDLWSTGEL is encoded by the exons atgtCGACTTCCGGTGAGAATTTGGACCTGAATCTGAGCCTCAATCTACCGTTATCGAGAATGCATTTGGCGGCACAGTCTCAGTCTCAGTCGCCGGTGCCACGCCTCGGGTATGTGCGGCAGAACCCTTTTGCCGTCCTTCCGCCACCTTCCAGCCCTCTTAAGCTCCCCTCTGATAAGTTTGTGTACAAGAACGGTGTGGAAACTCCGGCGTCGCTATCTGTGCCTTCTAAGCTTATCTCTGATAAATTTGTTATGGATTACAGCAATGGAGTGAACACTCAGCAATCTCGCACATCGCTTCCGAAGTTGCATTTGGTGCCTCAGAACAATGCT TCAAATGAACTTGGAAGTATTGCGCGTAAGATAAGTGGAGATGCAAGTATCCAAGTTCCTAAACAGGAGGAAGCTGTGAACAGTTTTTCACCTGGACCTGTGTCTTCTTATATGGGAGCTAGACGCAGCACCAAAACTAAATCTTCAAAACATACCAAAAATGTTGTTCAGCAAGCAAAGTTAG AACCAGTTGATAACTTCAATCTAACTGGCTGCTGTCGGTATGACAGTTCTTTAG GCTTGTTGACAAAGAAATTTATCAAACTGATCCAAGAGGCTAAGGATGCTACTCTTGACCTAAATAGAACGGCAGATGTGTTGGAG GTCCAAAAGAGGAGAATttatgatattacaaatgttCTTGAAGGAATTGGATTGATCGAAAAAACGACTAAGAATCATATACGTTGGAA AGGATTTGGGAGCTGTGGACCTAAACAACTGGATGACGAAGTCTCTCGCTTGAAG GCTGAAGTAGAACATCTATGTGCAGAAGATTGCAGGCTTGATGATCGCATAAG GAACAAATTAGAGAGCCTGAGGGAACTAATGTTCAATCAGAATTCTCAAAA GAATCTTTTTCTGACTGAGGAAGATATTATGAGCCTTCCACGTCTCAGG AATCAAACTGTCATTGCCATTCAAGCTCCGCATGCAAGTTTTATAGAAGTGCCAGATCCTGACGAG GACATTGTTTTTTGTCAGAAGCAGTACAGACTTATTGTGAGAAGCACCACTGGACCAATTGGTGTTTATCTACTCAG CAAAGATCTAAGGAAAAGCAAGGACCCATCTGTCAAGCGTGCAAAACTATCAGATCCATTAACTTGGACTAGTAGCAGAAGAGTCGATGAAGGGGACCTGTCTTCAAGTCCTTCTGATACTCCAACAAGCTCAAAAACATCCGGGTTCCAGAAAA
- the LOC105166029 gene encoding tRNA (adenine(58)-N(1))-methyltransferase non-catalytic subunit trm6 yields the protein MSAQNSEESLSRSQNRRITWDGCSVLLDINDGDRVLFARLTAGSKIKIGNNSCSLQPLIGCPFGSSFQVEVGGDGPFLARVIPSTEGNNLVEKMDSQIMEESRDNRAIVDNNTAQTLTGEDIDDMRRKGVTGDEIVEALIANSATFEKKTAFSQEKYRIKKQKKYAPRVLLRRPFARSICEAYFKKHAEKIGFLRVDTLSVMLSLANVTAHSDVLVVDMLDGIVTGAVAERLGGTGYVCNTYCGITPYPINIVRMFNFSDQTCKRILHASLAELRPTPSGTSASIDEVEDACNANRQQNTEALSPSSAIDLVSMEESYSGNMETATIVAASPKSSKSIKAGEKAPLEAIKSWKENGFSSLIIAAPDLDVWGIAKELVPLLSYSAPFVIYHQYLQPLASCMHNLQIEKMAIGLQLSEPWLREYQVLPSRTHPHMQMSSSGGYLLSGTRITGSDQPQPN from the exons ATGTCTGCTCAGAATTCAGAAGAAAGTTTGAGCAGGAGTCAAAACCGTAGAATCACCTGGGACGGCTGCAGTGTCCTGCTCGACATCAATGATGGCGATCGAGTGCTTTTCGCTCGCCTCACCGCCGGCTC GAAAATAAAGATAGGGAACAATAGTTGCTCTCTGCAGCCCCTAATTGGTTGCCCGTTTGGATCGTCGTTTCAGGTAGAGGTTGGAGGAGATGGCCCGTTTCTCGCTCGAGTTATTCCCTCGACAGAAG GTAATAATCTTGTGGAGAAAATGGATAGCCAAATTATGGAGGAGAGCAGAGATAATCGTGCAATAGTCGATAATAACACAGCCCAGACCCTCACTGGTGAAGACATAGATGACATGCGGAG AAAGGGAGTAACTGGAGATGAAATTGTTGAGGCCCTTATTGCAAACAGTGCAACATTTGAGAAGAAAACAGCATTCTCACAG gagaAATACCGGAtcaaaaagcagaaaaaatATGCACCCAGGGTACTTCTGAGACGTCCATTTGCCCGAAG CATATGTGAAGCATACTTCAAAAAGCACGCTGAAAAAATTGG GTTTTTGCGGGTGGACACATTGTCTGTTATGCTTTCCTTGGCTAATGTTACCGCGCACTCAGATGTACTTGTAGTGGATATGCTTGATGGTATAGTTACTGGTGCTGTCGCAGAGCGCTTGGGAG GAACGGGTTATGTATGTAATACATATTGCGGAATTACTCCATATCCCATTAATATTGTGCGAATGTTCAATTTCAGTGATCAGACTTGCAAAAG GATATTGCACGCTTCACTTGCTGAATTACGACCCACCCCTAGTGGAACTTCAGCATCCATTGATGAGGTCGAAGATGCCTGTAATGCCAACAGACAGCAAAAT ACAGAAGCCTTGTCCCCTTCTTCTGCTATAGACTTGGTCAGTATGGAAGAAAGCTACAGCGGAAATATGGAAACTGCAACAATTGTCGCTGCTTCTCCGAAGTCTAGCAAGAGTATCAAGGCTGGTGAGAAGGCTCCCTTGGAGGCTATTAAGTCCTGGAAGGAAAATGGCTTTTCTAG TTTGATTATTGCTGCTCCAGACTTGGATGTTTGGGGCATAGCAAAAGAACTTGTACCACTTTTATCATACTCAGCCCCATTTGTCATTTATCACCAGTATCTCCAG CCACTGGCCTCATGTATGCACAATCTTCAGATTGAGAAAATGGCCATCGGCTTGCAACTTTCAGAACCTTGGCTACGCGAATATCAG GTTCTTCCATCAAGGACTCATCCACATATGCAGATGAGCTCATCGGGGGGCTATCTATTGAGTGGCACTCGGATAACTGGCAGTGATCAACCCCAACCAAATTAG